A window of Puntigrus tetrazona isolate hp1 chromosome 11, ASM1883169v1, whole genome shotgun sequence contains these coding sequences:
- the klhdc8a gene encoding kelch domain-containing protein 8A yields the protein MTLPSAHEFHWQSLASLSSARVYHSLADVGGQLYMVGGCDASGRPTSALELYSPEVDRWLGLPPMPTPRAGAAVAVLGKQLLVVGGMGKDQRPLKAVEVYNTEEGKWRKRCSLREASMGLSVTVKDGRALAVGGMGADLLPRSVLQQYDLRKDVWALLPPMPTPRYDTSICLLASKIYVAGGRQCKRLVKAFEVFDMESRTWSSLPSLPCKRSYSGVLWDSAGRLCWLGGLRQGGIHQSSKFTKNVNIFDTNQGTWLKSEDTVPLKTKRADFAAAIVRGRMIVAGGLGHQPSVLDTVEAFHPEKRKWERLSPMSTPRCSASSIVIRDRLLVVGGVNQVPSSAHEILYIKEEEIL from the exons ATGACGCTGCCCTCGGCCCATGAGTTTCACTGGCAGAGCCTGGCGAGTCTTTCCAGCGCCCGCGTCTATCACTCACTAGCCGACGTCGGGGGACAGCTGTATATGGTGGGGGGTTGCGACGCTTCGGGTCGACCCACCAGCGCTCTGGAGCTCTACTCCCCTGAGGTGGACCGCTGGCTCGGTCTCCCTCCGATGCCCACGCCGAGAGCCGGGGCGGCCGTGGCTGTGTTGGGTAAGCAGCTGCTCGTGGTTGGGGGAATGGGGAAGGACCAGCGCCCCCTGAAGGCTGTGGAGGTGTATAACACCGAAGAAGGCAAATGGAGGAAGAGGTGCTCGCTCAGAGAGGCGTCCATGGGCCTGTCTGTCACTGTTaaag ACGGCAGAGCTCTCGCTGTTGGGGGAATGGGAGCAGACCTCCTGCCTAGAAGTGTTCTCCAGCAGTATGACCTTCGCAAGGACGTGTGGGCGCTCCTTCCGCCCATGCCCACCCCTCGCTACGATACCAGCATCTGCCTACTGGCCTCCAAGATCTACGTGGCAG GAGGACGTCAGTGTAAGCGTTTGGTGAAGGCGTTTGAGGTCTTCGACATGGAAAGCCGTACCTGGTCCTCTCTACCCAGCCTGCCTTGTAAGAGATCTTATTCTGGGGTCTTATGGGACAGCGCCGGGCGTCTTTGCTGGTTGGGAGGGCTCAGACAAGGAGGAATACACCAAAGTTCAAAGTTTACCAAGAATGTTAACATCTTTGACACCAACCAAG GAACTTGGTTGAAATCGGAGGACACCGTACCCTTGAAAACCAAGCGAGCAGACTTTGCCGCAGCCATAGTGCGAGGCAGAATGATCGTGGCGGGAGGCCTAG GCCATCAGCCATCAGTGCTGGACACCGTTGAAGCATTTCATCccgaaaaaagaaaatgggaaAGGCTGTCGCCCATGTCGACGCCGCGTTGCTCTGCCTCCAGCATTGTTATCCGTGATCGCCTACTGGTAGTAGGAGGTGTCAATCAAGTCCCAAGCTCCGCCCATGAGATTCTTTATATAAAGGAGGAGGAGATTCTTTAA